From a region of the Triticum aestivum cultivar Chinese Spring chromosome 7D, IWGSC CS RefSeq v2.1, whole genome shotgun sequence genome:
- the LOC123166312 gene encoding tyrosine-sulfated glycopeptide receptor 1-like yields MQELPSSPRNSKSLSMPFLGLAAVLLLFFASHTSSCTEQESSSLINFLDGLMPDGNGGLNDSWVNGTDCCKWEGIICSSDGTVTDVLLATRGLKGGISPSLVNLTGLLHLNLSQNSLEGSLPTELVFSRSIIGLDISFNRLEGHLQEMQSSNPSFPLQVLNISSNFFMGQFPKTAWEVMKNLVALNASNNSFTGQIPSFLCINAPSFAMLDLSYNQFSGNISLGLGSCSMPRVLKAGHNNLTGALPDGLFNATSLDHLSLANNGLPGVLDGSNIVKLSSLTVLDLGSTGLSGKISDSVGQQRRLKKLYLDNNSMSGELPLALGNCSNLGYITLRNNSFTGDPSKVNFTMLDLRTADFSMNNFTGTIPESIYSYSNLVVLRLAFNKFHGQFSPSIGNLRSLSFFSITGNSFTNITNALKMLNSCKNLTSLMMGTNFKGETIPHDETFDGFEDLQVLTIDDCPLTGQIPLWISKLAKLEVLDLSLNQLTGQIPSWIDGLGFLFFLDISSNKLTGDIPAALTKMPMLLSERNAAKLDTRFLELPVFFTPSRQYWTVGAFPGKLCLDNNNFTGVIPPEIGELKMLDILNLSSNSLTGEIPQEICNLTNLQMLDLSNNQLTGAIPSALNGLHFLSRFNVSNNKLEGEVPSGGQFDSFSNCSYSGNPKLCGPMISNDCNSRTFSASGKRRNNLRHALVIGITVGDSLLLFCLHASLLQG; encoded by the coding sequence ATGCAAGAACTCCCTTCCTCGCCCAGAAACAGCAAAAGTTTATCCATGCCTTTCCTTGGGCTTGCTGCTGTCCTCCTGCTCTTCTTTGCCTCTCATACCAGCTCCTGCACGGAGCAGGAGAGTAGCTCTCTCATCAACTTCCTAGATGGGCTCATGCCAGATGGCAACGGTGGTCTCAACGATTCATGGGTGAATGGCACAGACTGCTGCAAATGGGAAGGCATAATCTGCAGCAGCGATGGGACAGTCACAGATGTCTTGCTGGCCACCAGAGGTCTCAAAGGGGGCATCTCGCCATCCCTCGTCAATCTTACAGGCCTGTTGCACCTCAACCTGTCCCAGAATTCGCTCGAAGGCAGTCTACCAACAGAATTAGTTTTCTCCAGAAGCATTATTGGCCTCGACATCAGCTTCAACCGCCTCGAAGGTCATCTACAAGAGATGCAATCCTCAAATCCCAGCTTTCCTCTCCAGGTACTGAACATCTCAAGCAATTTCTTCATGGGACAGTTCCCAAAAACAGCATGGGAGGTAATGAAGAACCTGGTTGCTCTTAATGCAAGCAATAACAGCTTTACAGGACAAATACCATCCTTTCTCTGCATCAATGCCCCATCATTTGCCATGCTCGACCTGTCATATAACCAATTCAGCGGCAATATTTCTCTGGGGCTTGGAAGTTGCTCTATGCCGAGAGTGCTCAAAGCTGGCCACAACAACCTTACTGGAGCTCTCCCTGACGGACTCTTCAATGCTACCTCACTGGACCACCTCTCTTTAGCCAACAATGGTTTGCCAGGAGTTCTTGATGGTTCCAACATAGTCAAATTAAGCAGTCTGACTGTCCTTGATCTTGGATCGACTGGTCTCAGTGGCAAGATTTCAGATTCTGTCGGCCAGCAAAGAAGATTAAAGAAACTCTACTTGGATAATAACAGTATGTCTGGTGAACTGCCATTGGCCCTTGGTAACTGTTCAAATCTCGGATACATTACCCTCAGAAACAACAGTTTTACCGGGGATCCTAGCAAAGTGAATTTCACCATGTTGGATCTGAGGACAGCTGATTTTTCAATGAACAACTTCACTGGTACAATTCCTGAAAGTATCTACTCATACAGCAACCTAGTTGTGTTGCGCTTGGCTTTCAATAAATTTCATGGCCAGTTCTCACCAAGCATTGGAAATCTCAGGTCCCTCTCCTTCTTTTCAATTACCGGCAACTCTTTTACAAATATCACAAATGCACTTAAGATGCTCAATAGCTGCAAGAATCTCACCTCCCTGATGATGGGAACCAATTTCAAGGGTGAAACCATACCACATGATGAAACATTTGATGGTTTTGAGGATCTTCAGGTATTGACCATAGATGATTGCCCATTGACCGGGCAAATCCCTCTTTGGATATCAAAGCTTGCAAAATTGGAGGTGCTAGATTTATCATTAAATCAACTCACTGGACAAATACCATCCTGGATTGATGGACTAGGCTTCCTGTTCTTTCTAGATATATCAAGCAACAAACTTACAGGGGATATACCAGCTGCATTGACAAAGATGCCGATGTTACTATCAGAGAGAAATGCTGCCAAGTTGGACACAAGGTTCCTTGAGTTGCCTGTATTTTTTACGCCATCACGTCAATACTGGACGGTCGGTGCTTTTCCCGGCAAATTGTGTCTGGACAACAATAATTTCACTGGTGTAATTCCCCCTGAGATTGGTGAGCTAAAAATGCTTGACATCCTGAATTTAAGCTCCAACAGCTTAACTGGTGAAATACCACAAGAAATCTGCAACCTCACAAACCTGCAAATGCTTGATCTGTCGAACAACCAGCTCACAGGTGCAATACCATCTGCACTGAATGGACTGCACTTCCTTTCTAGATTTAATGTTTCTAACAACAAACTAGAAGGGGAAGTTCCAAGTGGAGGACAGTTTGATTCTTTTTCAAATTGTAGCTACAGTGGGAATCCAAAGCTATGCGGACCTATGATCAGCAATGACTGCAACTCAAGAACATTTTCAGCCTCTGGGAAGCGACGGAACAACTTGCGTCATGCATTAGTTATTGGAATCACCGTGGGGGATTCATTGCTCTTATTTTGCTTGCATGCTTCCTTATTGCAAGGTTAG
- the LOC123166311 gene encoding tyrosine-sulfated glycopeptide receptor 1-like: MQPLSSSCRSSSSRYTTKSSTPFAGLVAAALLLCFVSPTSSCTEQERSALLGFLGGLVPGGSGSLNVSWLNGTDCCQWEGVLCSGDGTVTDVFVASRGLRGLVSPSLGDLAGLKRLNLSHNSLEGSLPAELVFSRSITVLDVSFNRLDGHLQELQASDTNLPLQVLNISSNLFGGQFPSTTWGAMRNLVALNASNNTFTGQIPSSLCTNAPLFDMLDLCFNQFSGNIPPGLGSCSMLKVLKVGHNNLSGALPPELFNATSLEQLSLPNNFLQGVIDGSHIAKLSNLTVLNLGSTGLSGKIPYSVGQLTRLEQLYLDNNKMSGELPPALGNCSNLRYITIRNNSFTGELSKVNFTMLDLRTADFSLNNFTGTIPESIYSCTNLVALRLAFNQFHGQFSPSIGNLRSLSFFSITGNSFTNITNTLQMLKRCKDLTSLMMGTNFKGETIPQDETIDGFENLQVLTIDDCPLVGQIPLWISKLEKLEMLDLSMNQLTGPIPSWIDGLGFLFFLDISSNKLTGDIPAALTKMPMLLSERNAAKLDTRFLELPAFWTPLRQYRTVGAFPSKLCLDNNNFTGVIPPEIGQLKMLDILNLSSNSLTGEIPQEICNLTNLQTLDLSDNQLTGAIPSALSDLHFLSRFDVSNNKLEGEVPSGGQFDSFSNSSYSGNPKLCGPMINNDCNSRPSSASGKRRNNLRPALVIGITAGGLIALILLACFLIARLAYDDHTENVVPLRSRR; the protein is encoded by the coding sequence ATGCAGCCGCTCAGCTCATCATgccgtagcagcagcagcagatacaCCACCAAATCATCCACGCCGTTCGCCGGCCTTGTCGCTGCCGCCCTTCTGCTCTGCTTCGTCTCGCCAACCAGCTCCTGCACGGAGCAGGAGAGGAGCGCCCTCCTCGGCTTCCTGGGCGGGCTCGTGCCGGGCGGCAGCGGCAGTCTCAACGTGTCGTGGTTGAACGGCACGGACTGCTGCCAATGGGAAGGCGTCCTCTGCAGCGGCGACGGCACGGTCACAGATGTCTTTGTGGCTTCCAGAGGTCTCAGAGGGCTCGTCTCGCCATCCCTCGGCGATCTTGCTGGCCTCAAGCGCCTCAACCTGTCCCATAATTCGCTTGAAGGCAGTCTACCGGCAGAATTGGTGTTCTCCAGAAGCATTACTGTCCTCGACGTCAGCTTCAACCGCCTCGATGGTCATCTGCAAGAGCTGCAAGCCTCAGATACCAACCTTCCTCTGCAGGTGCTGAATATCTCAAGCAATTTGTTTGGAGGCCAGTTTCCATCAACAACATGGGGGGCGATGAGGAATCTGGTTGCCCTTAATGCGAGCAACAACACCTTCACAGGACAAATACCATCTTCTCTCTGCACCAACGCCCCCTTATTTGACATGCTTGACCTTTGTTTCAACCAATTCAGTGGCAACATTCCCCCAGGGCTTGGCAGTTGCTCCATGCTGAAAGTGCTCAAGGTTGGACACAATAACCTCAGCGGAGCTCTCCCGCCGGAACTCTTCAAtgctacctcactggagcagctctCCTTACCCAACAATTTCTTGCAAGGAGTTATTGATGGCTCCCACATAGCAAAACTAAGCAATCTGACTGTCCTTAATCTTGGATCGACTGGCCTCAGTGGCAAGATTCCGTATTCTGTCGGCCAGTTAACAAGATTGGAGCAACTCTACTTGGACAACAACAAGATGTCTGGTGAGCTGCCACCGGCCCTAGGTAACTGCTCAAATCTCAGATACATTACCATCAGAAACAACAGTTTTACCGGGGAACTTAGCAAAGTCAACTTCACCATGTTGGATCTGAGGACAGCTGATTTTTCATTGAACAACTTCACTGGTACAATTCCTGAAAGTATCTACTCATGCACCAACCTAGTTGCGTTACGCCTGGCTTTCAATCAATTTCATGGCCAGTTCTCACCAAGCATTGGAAATCTCAGGTCCCTCTCCTTCTTCTCAATTACCGGCAACTCTTTTACAAACATCACAAATACACTTCAGATGCTCAAGAGATGCAAGGATCTCACCTCCCTGATGATGGGAACCAACTTCAAGGGTGAAACCATACCACAGGATGAAACAATTGATGGTTTTGAGAACCTTCAGGTACTCACCATAGATGATTGCCCATTGGTTGGGCAAATCCCGCTTTGGATATCAAAGCTTGAAAAATTGGAGATGCTAGACCTGTCAATGAATCAGCTCACTGGACCGATACCATCCTGGATTGATGGGCTGGGCTTCCTGTTCTTTCTAGATATATCAAGCAACAAACTTACAGGGGATATACCAGCTGCATTGACAAAGATGCCGATGCTACTATCAGAGAGAAATGCTGCCAAGTTGGACACAAGGTTCCTTGAGTTGCCTGCATTTTGGACACCATTACGTCAATACCGGACGGTCGGTGCTTTTCCTAGCAAATTGTGTCTGGACAACAATAATTTCACTGGTGTGATTCCCCCTGAGATTGGTCAGCTAAAAATGCTCGACATCCTTAATTTAAGCTCCAACAGCTTAACTGGCGAAATACCACAAGAAATCTGCAACCTCACAAACCTGCAAACGCTCGATTTGTCGGACAACCAGCTCACAGGTGCAATACCATCTGCACTGAGTGATCTGCACTTCCTATCCAGATTTGATGTTTCTAACAACAAGCTAGAAGGGGAAGTTCCAAGTGGAGGACAGTTTGATTCCTTTTCGAATTCCAGCTACAGTGGGAATCCAAAGCTATGCGGACCTATGATCAACAATGACTGCAACTCAAGACCATCTTCAGCCTCTGGGAAGCGACGGAACAACTTGCGTCCTGCATTAGTTATTGGAATCACCGCGGGGGGACTCATTGCTCTCATTTTGCTTGCATGCTTCCTTATTGCAAGGTTAGCATATGATGATCACACTGAAAATGTGGTCCCCCTTCGAAGCAGGCGGTGA